A single Hemiscyllium ocellatum isolate sHemOce1 chromosome 18, sHemOce1.pat.X.cur, whole genome shotgun sequence DNA region contains:
- the bet1l gene encoding BET1-like protein isoform X2: protein MAERNRGLGSGAVDQMLDAENKRMTDNLSSKVSRLKSIALDIDQEASDQNRYLDGMDSDFLSATGLLTGSVKRFSLMVKSGRDNKKLLCYMSIGLVLLFFILYFLVRRIQT from the exons GCCTCGGTTCAGGTGCAGTGGACCAAATGCTTGATGCAGAAAACAAACGAATGACCGATAATTTGTCCAGTAAGGTGTCCCGGCTCAAATCG ATTGCTCTGGATATTGACCAGGAAGCTAGCGACCAGAATAGATATTTGGATGGCATG GATTCTGACTTTTTGAGTGCTACTGGACTTCTGACAGGAAGTGTGAAGAGATTTTCCTTGATGGTGAAATCTGGTCGGGACAACAAGAAACTGTTGTGTTATATGTCTATTGGGCTGGTCCTTCTTTTCTTCATCCTGTACTTCCTTGTCAGGAGAATTCAGACTTGA
- the cimap1b gene encoding ciliary microtubule associated protein 1B gives MSSEWVGNWRPHRPRGPIAAFYSSPGPKYGLPGSIGYSQHDATKFKSPAYSFGVPHARFTVDSSPGPAYLIPSLLTRRGKDGAPAYSLYSRPKDNNPFQTPGPGTYSPEKAGKVAFSAAPSFSIAGRTKGFRTDQSPGPAAYLLPSVLGPNIVNKLSSANFSLSGRSKVGSFHEDFQKTPGPGAYKVPDPNMYKQKPPHYSITGRNQLPGDSTRKPGPGSHSPEKVVVNRNLAPAFSFGIRHSEYLTPVIDNVM, from the exons ATGAGTTCCGAATGGGTCGGAAACTGGAGACCGCACCGGCCTCGAGGACCGATTGCAGCTTTTTACAGCAGTCCCGGTCCTAAATATGGACTTCCCGGTTCCATAG GTTATTCCCAACATGATGCTACAAAATTCAAGTCTCCAGCATACAGCTTTGGAGTACCTCACGCCAGATTCACTGTGGATAGTTCACCAGGTCCAGCCTACCTCATCCCATCACTGCTCACTAGGCGAGGAAAGGATGGGGCGCCAGCCTATTCCCTCTACAGTCGACCAAAGGACAACAATCCATTCCAGACCCCAGGTCCAG GTACCTACAGTCCAGAGAAGGCTGGGAAAGTTGCCTTCAGTGCAGCTCCTTCATTCTCCATTGCTGGGAGGACAAAAGGTTTCAGGACTGACCAGTCACCAG GTCCTGCAGCCTACCTACTGCCTTCCGTACTCGGCCCGAACATTGTAAACAAATTGTCTTCTGCCAATTTCTCCCTTAGTGGACGAAGTAAAGTTGGCAGTTTCCATGAGGACTTCCAGAAG ACTCCAGGACCTGGTGCATATAAAGTCCCCGATCCCAATATGTACAAACAAAAACCACCTCATTACAGCATAACTGGCAGGAACCAACTACCCGGTGATTCAACAAGGAAACCAGGGCCTGGGAGTCACAGTCCAGAGAAG GTTGTAGTAAATCGCAATCTAGCCCCGGCATTCTCCTTTGGCATCAGGCATTCAGAGTACCTGACACCAGTAATCGACAATGTTATGTAA